Proteins encoded together in one Myxococcales bacterium window:
- the moaB gene encoding molybdenum cofactor biosynthesis protein B, with translation MPIDTSRPFIPVNVGVLTVSDTRTEANDGSGGLIAELLTAAGHRVAARVIVKDNRAAIGGQLQAWIDDPGVDVVIATGGTGVTPRDVTPEAMAPLVTKVIPGFGELFRWLSFAEIGTSTIQSRAEAALCGDTFVFLLPGSTGGVRLGMEQILIPQLDARHRPCNFVTLLPRIRAEREDA, from the coding sequence ATGCCGATCGACACCTCGCGCCCGTTCATCCCCGTCAACGTCGGCGTGCTGACCGTGTCCGACACCCGGACCGAGGCCAACGACGGCAGCGGCGGGCTGATCGCCGAGCTCCTGACCGCGGCCGGGCACCGCGTGGCCGCGCGGGTGATCGTCAAGGACAACCGCGCGGCGATCGGCGGCCAGCTCCAGGCGTGGATCGACGACCCGGGGGTCGACGTCGTGATCGCGACCGGCGGCACCGGCGTCACGCCCCGGGACGTGACGCCCGAGGCGATGGCGCCGCTGGTGACCAAGGTCATCCCCGGCTTCGGCGAGCTGTTCCGGTGGCTGTCGTTCGCCGAGATCGGCACGTCGACCATCCAGAGCCGGGCCGAGGCCGCGCTGTGCGGGGACACGTTCGTGTTCCTGTTGCCCGGCTCGACCGGCGGCGTGCGCCTGGGCATGGAGCAGATCTTGATCCCGCAGCTCGACGCCCGCCACCGACCGTGCAACTTCGTGACGCTGCTGCCGCGGATCCGCGCCGAGCGCGAGGACGCGTAG
- a CDS encoding glycosyl hydrolase, whose product MVFSPYKDTSIHLNWNTNVASTEVSGAPTPLVDDLIAHGGRAVTLAFATGACGSESWGGVPGAAMAAANVPRLTAAGIDYVLATGGAAGAFTCTSDADFATFIDRWASPNLRGVDLDIEAGQSQATITELARRIAGAHARYPTLRFSLTLATLAANDGAATAHSLGAAAPDSFNVLGVWTMAAVRAELGWDGTEATWPSYVTINLMTMDYGGPSPGVCVVAAGQCDMGASALQAAYNLHDHWQVPWSATELTPMIGGNDVQGEVFTLADADVVTAFARSQGLAGVHYWSYDRDVDCPPGAASPICNSMGGAGALGFHARFAAGLR is encoded by the coding sequence CTGGTGTTCAGCCCCTACAAGGACACCAGCATCCACCTCAACTGGAACACCAACGTCGCGTCGACCGAGGTGTCGGGCGCGCCGACGCCGCTGGTCGACGATCTGATCGCGCACGGCGGCCGGGCCGTGACCCTGGCCTTCGCCACCGGCGCCTGCGGCAGCGAGAGCTGGGGCGGCGTCCCCGGCGCCGCGATGGCCGCCGCCAACGTGCCCCGGTTGACCGCCGCCGGCATCGACTACGTGCTCGCGACCGGCGGCGCCGCGGGCGCGTTCACGTGCACCAGCGACGCCGACTTCGCGACGTTCATCGATCGCTGGGCGTCGCCGAACCTGCGCGGCGTCGATCTCGACATCGAGGCCGGGCAGTCCCAGGCGACGATCACCGAGCTGGCGCGCCGGATCGCTGGGGCCCACGCGCGCTACCCGACGCTGCGCTTCAGCCTGACGCTGGCCACCCTGGCCGCCAACGACGGCGCCGCCACCGCCCACAGCCTCGGCGCCGCGGCGCCCGACAGCTTCAACGTGCTGGGCGTGTGGACCATGGCCGCGGTGCGGGCCGAGCTGGGCTGGGACGGCACCGAGGCCACGTGGCCGAGCTACGTGACGATCAACCTCATGACCATGGACTACGGCGGGCCCAGCCCGGGCGTGTGCGTCGTCGCCGCCGGGCAGTGCGACATGGGCGCGTCGGCGCTGCAGGCCGCGTACAACCTGCACGATCACTGGCAGGTGCCGTGGTCGGCGACCGAGCTGACGCCGATGATCGGCGGCAACGACGTCCAGGGCGAGGTGTTCACGCTGGCCGACGCCGACGTCGTGACCGCGTTCGCGCGCAGCCAGGGCCTGGCCGGGGTGCACTACTGGTCGTACGACCGCGACGTCGACTGCCCGCCCGGCGCGGCGTCGCCGATCTGCAACTCGATGGGCGGCGCCGGCGCGCTCGGCTTCCACGCCCGGTTCGCCGCCGGGCTGCGCTGA